The Dehalobacter sp. DCM sequence ACCGTCACGGCTGGTAAGGTTATAAGCGCAGAACGGGATTGCTTTCCCCTTAACGATAACCGGAACACAGCAGTATTTTAAGCGTTCCAGATCTATATTTTCAGCATCCTGAAAGGTCATACACGTAATACTGAGACGGTAATTCCTTAGTCTGTCCAGCATAGCATCCCAGCTGTCAGGTTCTTTTAACGGTTGCTTACCCGTATTTCCCGGACTGCAGTTAGCTGAACTATTCTGTATTTCCCATCGCTGAGCGACAAAATTCTGCGCTTTTATCACTGATGCCTGTTGATTATTTTCCGAACTGCAGCATGTATTCTTTTTGGGGGTGCACGAGGTCAGTTTACCGTCTTCGAAATAGACAAAATCGCCATGGAATGAGCATAATGCACTTTCGCAATCTGAAGGCGCAAAATCAGTCATTTTCAGCAGTCCGTCGGTCTGCTCTTCCAACGCCCGGAGTACCTCCGGCAGCGTGATCCGATCCCTGTCATCCGGAGGCTCAGGATACCTGCCAAAATAGCTGACCGGTTGAAAATGCACCCCGCGAATTACCGGCATTCCTTTTAAGGCATAGCGCACAATCTCTCCGATCTGATCTGTATTAACCCCAGGTACGAGCGTCGGAACTAAAACCACCCCCAGATGGTTACGACCGCAATTATCAATCGCTTTCTCTTTGAGGGCAAACAAATCTTTACCCCGTAAATCTCTGTATATTTCATCTTTCATACCGTCAAACTGAAGGAATACGGTTGAAAGTCCGGCATCCTTTAACGCTCTGACATACTCCGGATCTTCAGCCAAACGGATGCCGTTGGTATTCAATTGAAAAAATGTATACCCCAATTGCCGTGCTGCTGTAATGATTTCCGGTAAATCGTCACGTACCGTCGGTTCTCCGCCGGATAATTGAATATTGCATTTGCCTGTCGTATTCCAGATTATCCGCAACTGATCCACAATATCAGCCACGGGGGGATCTTTTGTAACATTATCTTCAGGTCCTTCACCCAGGCATCTACCGGCATCGGCAAAACAAATCGGGCAACGCAGATTACAGCGTTCTGTCACTTCGATCTGACTGCAGCAGATCTGCTGACTATGACTGGGACATAACCCGCAGTCATAGGGACATCCCTTAGCTACTTCTGTCAGGGAAACCTTTGGGTATTCCGGTTCTTTCTCGCGATACCAGGTGAGATAGTCTGGTTTGCCCCGCCAAATTACTGACTGGAATTGGCCATGATCCGGACATGCCTTCCGGATATAAACGGAGTCACCGATTTTGAGCCGCTCAGCTTCGATTTGTCGTAAACATACAGGACAAACACTCGTCGTATATCCAATTACTTCACCGTTTGTTTTAAGCTGCATGATCCGTACCGTTTCCTTTCGTTTCCTTTCGTTTCCTTTCGTTTGTATCCTTTTCTTTGTTTCTTTTCCTTTTTGTTCAAATGCATTTCTAATCCATGTTTACATGGGTATATCTGCGCATCATATTCAATCTGGAATCTTTCGGCTATAACTTCAGACCGTTAATTTCCATAAGCTCCATCGCTTTATCATAGGTAGCCGCCAGGATATGGGGGCATTTTGTTGTACGGTTCATTGGATTCCCGTCCAGGATAGCCTGACAGGTAATATCGCCGTTGCTCTCTTCATACTCACTTTTAAACCATTCAACAACATCGGTTATGATGATCTTAGCATCTTCCGGTTGCAGCAACGCAATCAAGCAAGCGGTACTGGTTAGAATACCGCAAACCATATCCGTTTGCATCCCGTCGCACAAACCGCGCATCGCCTGGATCAATTCCGGGTTATCTTCAAGCTGCGCATCCTCCATCCCCATTTTCAGCAAGATCTGACTGCAGCAGTATCCGTTTAATCGCAGTTCAAACAAACGTGAAAAATCTACCATCGCGGATTATATCCTTTCTTAGAGAATGAATATTACAATTATTCCAGACAAATTAGAAAGTATAAGCAAACTAAAGAGCTTCGATCAACACATCCATAATACCGCCGCAGACCATGCCTTCATCCTCGGCCACCGAGCCTGTCATATCGACCCGCTGGATCCGGTATCCGCCGTCCAGAATAATATCCCGTGCCGTATGGATAACAGCTCCTTCACTGCAGCCGCCGCCGATGCTGCCCAGTATTCTTCCGTCACGCCATACCAGCATTTTGGCACCGGCTTTTCGCGGGACGGAACCCTTAGTAGCGATGATGGTGACAATGGCTTTTTGGTCCTGTCGGTCCATACTCAATTCATCAATCACATCCCGATCAAATTCGGTCCAGTTGATTTTGGCGGATTCCCGTCCCAGCCGTGGGTTCTCCAATCGGCGATAGCTGATTACCTGTCCCAGAATTGAAATTGCAATTTCTTCGGGAGTAACGGCTCCAATTTCCAAACCGATCGGGGTATTTACTTTTTCAATCATTTCTCTCGCGGAACCTTCACTGATCAGTTGCTCTTTCACACCCTGAACCCGCCGTCGTGACCCAATCATCCCGGCATACGCCCATTGCCTTTTTGCTATTTCTCTTAGACAGACGCTATCATAACGGTGCCCTCGTGTTACGATTACAACGTAGGTAAAGCGATTGAATTTAAGATGTTCAAAACATGTTTCAAAGCTTTCACAGAGGACCTGATCGGCTTCAGGGAAACGCTGCTTATTGGCAAACGATAATCTGTCATCCACTACCGTGACTGAAAAACCCAGTCGCGATCCAAATTCGCATAACGGTTTGGCAATATGGCCGCCGCCAAAAATAATCAAACCTGGTTCAGGAAAGAAGGGTTCAATAACCACAGTATTTTGATCCGGTGCCTGTCCTGTAATTACCTGCAGTTCACCCGTATCTAAAGCGATCCGGATCGCTTCCCTGATCTTCGGGTCTATCGTCTTCTGAAGATCAGCCTGCTCCAAGCTATCCTCCGTATAAAATTGTTTTACCGAAATGCATTTGTCTTCGCTGCTGCCTGTGGTAAGTGTTGTTACCATGAACACCTTTTTCCCTTTATTCAGCGCGTTATTGATCTGACGATAAATATCCATAAGAGACCATCCTTCCGTTTACCTTAA is a genomic window containing:
- a CDS encoding DVU_1555 family C-GCAxxG-C-C protein, which translates into the protein MVDFSRLFELRLNGYCCSQILLKMGMEDAQLEDNPELIQAMRGLCDGMQTDMVCGILTSTACLIALLQPEDAKIIITDVVEWFKSEYEESNGDITCQAILDGNPMNRTTKCPHILAATYDKAMELMEINGLKL
- the trsS gene encoding radical SAM (seleno)protein TrsS, which produces MQLKTNGEVIGYTTSVCPVCLRQIEAERLKIGDSVYIRKACPDHGQFQSVIWRGKPDYLTWYREKEPEYPKVSLTEVAKGCPYDCGLCPSHSQQICCSQIEVTERCNLRCPICFADAGRCLGEGPEDNVTKDPPVADIVDQLRIIWNTTGKCNIQLSGGEPTVRDDLPEIITAARQLGYTFFQLNTNGIRLAEDPEYVRALKDAGLSTVFLQFDGMKDEIYRDLRGKDLFALKEKAIDNCGRNHLGVVLVPTLVPGVNTDQIGEIVRYALKGMPVIRGVHFQPVSYFGRYPEPPDDRDRITLPEVLRALEEQTDGLLKMTDFAPSDCESALCSFHGDFVYFEDGKLTSCTPKKNTCCSSENNQQASVIKAQNFVAQRWEIQNSSANCSPGNTGKQPLKEPDSWDAMLDRLRNYRLSITCMTFQDAENIDLERLKYCCVPVIVKGKAIPFCAYNLTSRDGRSLYRGK
- a CDS encoding XdhC/CoxI family protein; translation: MDIYRQINNALNKGKKVFMVTTLTTGSSEDKCISVKQFYTEDSLEQADLQKTIDPKIREAIRIALDTGELQVITGQAPDQNTVVIEPFFPEPGLIIFGGGHIAKPLCEFGSRLGFSVTVVDDRLSFANKQRFPEADQVLCESFETCFEHLKFNRFTYVVIVTRGHRYDSVCLREIAKRQWAYAGMIGSRRRVQGVKEQLISEGSAREMIEKVNTPIGLEIGAVTPEEIAISILGQVISYRRLENPRLGRESAKINWTEFDRDVIDELSMDRQDQKAIVTIIATKGSVPRKAGAKMLVWRDGRILGSIGGGCSEGAVIHTARDIILDGGYRIQRVDMTGSVAEDEGMVCGGIMDVLIEAL